In Mycobacterium gallinarum, a single window of DNA contains:
- a CDS encoding helix-turn-helix transcriptional regulator, translated as MKHNAAMLGQFLRARRRNLVRAELGMPRTGRTTSGLRREEVAFLAGVSVTWYTWLEQGRDVTPSRQVLDSLARTMRMSHTEHVYLLALAGYSPPHSTAEPTPVTVPADVQRLLEACADFPAMAVATDWTVLAWNAAYESVYPNIARVAVADRNFLWLLYTDSYLRALIPDWERTGMYNVASFRAEAGTRLDEPPFADLVARLLQTSDAFRTAWESFDIDTMPSRERRFHHPDVGDLYMEQHILAPSDHPNLRVVTFIPVAVTDTADKLRVLVG; from the coding sequence GTGAAGCACAACGCGGCCATGCTCGGCCAATTCCTCAGAGCCCGCCGGAGGAACCTGGTGCGCGCAGAACTGGGCATGCCTCGCACTGGACGGACGACGTCTGGGCTGCGTCGTGAAGAGGTGGCCTTTCTGGCCGGCGTGAGTGTCACCTGGTACACGTGGCTGGAACAGGGACGCGACGTCACCCCGTCACGCCAGGTTCTCGACTCGCTCGCGCGGACGATGCGGATGTCGCACACCGAACACGTGTACCTGTTGGCCCTGGCCGGGTACAGCCCGCCGCATTCCACAGCGGAACCGACTCCTGTCACCGTCCCAGCTGACGTACAGCGTCTGCTGGAAGCCTGCGCCGACTTTCCGGCGATGGCGGTTGCCACCGACTGGACGGTATTGGCCTGGAACGCCGCATACGAATCCGTGTATCCGAACATCGCACGAGTCGCCGTCGCCGATCGCAACTTCCTATGGCTGCTCTACACCGATTCGTACCTGCGCGCGCTGATACCGGACTGGGAACGGACCGGCATGTACAACGTCGCGTCATTTCGGGCCGAAGCCGGTACGCGGTTGGACGAGCCGCCGTTCGCGGACCTAGTCGCACGGCTCCTGCAGACCAGCGACGCGTTCCGAACGGCCTGGGAGAGCTTCGACATCGACACGATGCCGTCGCGCGAGCGTCGTTTCCACCACCCCGACGTGGGTGATCTCTATATGGAGCAACACATCCTGGCGCCCTCGGACCATCCGAACCTGCGCGTCGTGACCTTCATCCCGGTAGCCGTGACCGATACGGCCGACAAGTTGCGGGTCTTGGTGGGTTGA
- a CDS encoding DUF808 domain-containing protein, with translation MSAGLFGLLDDVAALARLAAASVDDIGAAAGRATAKAAGVVIDDTAVTPQYVHGITADRELPMIKRIAIGSLRNKLLFILPAALLLSQFVPWIVTPILMLGATYLCYEGAEKVAGWFHKSASHDAHAAPASTLGGDAEKQMTAGAIRTDFILSAEIMVIALNEVAGERFWSRFAILVVVAIVITAAVYGVVALIVKMDDIGLNLAQRSSTFAQKVGRGLVAAMPKLLSGLSTVGTVAMLWVGGHILLLGTDTLGWHTLYGWVHHLEDLVKRAVAEGLGGVLAWLVNTAASALIGLVVGAVVVAIMHVLPFGKKKHKKAPAA, from the coding sequence ATGAGCGCGGGCCTGTTCGGACTTCTCGACGACGTTGCGGCGCTGGCGCGGCTGGCCGCGGCATCGGTCGACGACATCGGTGCCGCGGCGGGACGCGCGACCGCCAAGGCTGCGGGCGTTGTGATCGACGACACCGCGGTGACGCCGCAGTATGTGCACGGCATCACCGCCGACCGCGAACTGCCGATGATCAAGCGGATCGCGATCGGCTCGCTGCGCAACAAGCTGCTGTTCATCCTGCCCGCGGCCCTGCTCCTCAGCCAGTTCGTGCCGTGGATCGTGACGCCGATCCTGATGTTGGGCGCCACCTACCTCTGCTACGAAGGCGCGGAGAAGGTAGCTGGGTGGTTTCACAAAAGTGCGAGCCACGACGCGCATGCCGCACCCGCATCGACCCTCGGCGGAGACGCCGAGAAGCAGATGACGGCGGGGGCGATCAGGACGGACTTCATCCTGTCCGCCGAGATCATGGTGATCGCGCTCAATGAGGTGGCGGGCGAGAGGTTCTGGTCGCGGTTCGCGATCCTCGTCGTGGTCGCGATCGTCATCACGGCCGCCGTCTACGGCGTCGTCGCGCTGATCGTGAAAATGGACGACATCGGCCTGAACCTCGCGCAGCGCTCGTCGACATTCGCACAGAAGGTCGGTCGCGGGCTGGTCGCCGCGATGCCCAAGCTGCTGTCGGGGCTGTCGACCGTCGGCACCGTCGCGATGCTCTGGGTCGGCGGCCACATCCTCCTACTGGGTACGGATACGTTGGGCTGGCACACGCTCTACGGGTGGGTGCACCATCTCGAAGACCTGGTGAAACGCGCGGTCGCCGAGGGGCTCGGCGGTGTGCTGGCCTGGCTGGTCAACACCGCGGCTTCGGCGCTCATCGGATTGGTCGTCGGCGCCGTCGTCGTGGCGATCATGCACGTGTTGCCGTTCGGCAAGAAGAAGCACAAGAAGGCGCCCGCCGCATAA
- a CDS encoding sigma-70 family RNA polymerase sigma factor, with protein MTTAAAADGMQALYTEHAAALWHYAWRLTGDRSRAQDVVQETLLRAWQHPEVTNDSERSARSWLFTVARNMIIDESRSLRSRREVSALDDSGTPERACPDDVDAALDRLLINTALARLTPEHRAVVHRSYVMGWTTADIAADLGIAEGTVKSRLHYALRALRQTMREMGVTP; from the coding sequence ATGACGACAGCCGCAGCGGCAGATGGGATGCAGGCGCTCTACACCGAGCATGCCGCCGCCCTGTGGCATTACGCCTGGCGATTGACCGGCGATCGATCCCGCGCCCAAGACGTGGTGCAGGAGACGCTACTGCGCGCCTGGCAGCACCCGGAGGTGACGAACGACAGCGAGCGGTCGGCACGTTCATGGCTGTTCACTGTCGCCAGGAACATGATCATCGATGAGAGTCGCTCCCTACGCTCCCGCCGAGAGGTGAGCGCGCTGGACGATTCGGGCACTCCCGAGCGGGCCTGCCCGGACGACGTGGATGCCGCTCTGGATCGACTGTTGATCAACACCGCGTTGGCGCGACTGACGCCGGAACACCGTGCGGTGGTTCACCGCTCGTACGTCATGGGTTGGACAACGGCGGACATCGCCGCCGACCTCGGGATCGCCGAGGGCACCGTGAAGTCGCGACTGCACTACGCGCTGCGCGCCCTACGGCAGACAATGCGCGAAATGGGCGTCACACCATGA
- a CDS encoding NCS2 family permease — protein MNRLDRFFEISERGSTLTNEIRGGVVTFIAMAYIIVLNPIILSGIDDVTGSQLEFDQVSAVTSLAAGVMTILFGLISRLPFAFAAGLGLNSFVATTLVDSLTWPEAMGLVVINGLIIVALAATGLRRLVFDAVPIQLKIAITAGIGLFILFIGLVDAGFVGSTGTPSPPVGLGIGGAGDISTIPTVIFVFTLLVTGILVARRVRGGILIGLVAGTAVAVVVEAIWHLGSAVEKPGGWSLSVPTLSGSPFALPDLSLIGDFSLFDSFGRIGAIAFVMFVFTLVFANFFDAMGSFTGLARESGLADDQGIFPRLRSALIVEGAGAVVGGATSASSQTVFVESGAGIEEGARTGLANLVTGVLFLAAMFISPIASIVPTEVAAAALVVVGTMMVAHLRHIDISEFSIALPVVLTVATMPFSYSIANGIGVGFIVWVVTRSAAGKAREISPLMWVVAAGFVVYFARGWVESLLGM, from the coding sequence GTGAACCGCCTCGACCGCTTCTTCGAGATCTCGGAGCGAGGGTCCACGCTCACCAACGAGATCCGCGGCGGCGTAGTCACTTTCATCGCGATGGCCTACATCATCGTGCTGAACCCGATCATCTTGTCCGGCATCGACGACGTGACGGGCAGCCAGCTGGAATTCGATCAGGTCTCGGCGGTGACGTCGCTGGCCGCGGGCGTCATGACCATCCTGTTCGGGCTCATCTCGCGACTGCCGTTCGCGTTTGCCGCGGGACTCGGCCTCAACTCGTTCGTCGCGACGACGCTGGTCGACTCGTTGACCTGGCCCGAGGCGATGGGACTCGTCGTCATCAACGGGCTCATCATCGTCGCCCTGGCGGCAACCGGGTTGCGCAGACTCGTCTTCGACGCCGTCCCGATCCAGCTGAAGATCGCGATCACCGCCGGCATCGGCTTGTTCATCCTGTTCATCGGATTGGTCGACGCCGGCTTCGTCGGGTCGACCGGAACACCGTCGCCTCCGGTGGGTTTGGGCATCGGCGGCGCCGGTGACATCAGCACAATCCCCACCGTCATATTCGTGTTCACGCTCCTGGTGACGGGCATCCTCGTCGCGCGGCGGGTGCGTGGCGGCATCCTCATCGGACTCGTCGCGGGCACCGCGGTCGCCGTCGTCGTCGAGGCGATCTGGCACCTCGGATCGGCGGTCGAGAAGCCCGGCGGGTGGAGCCTGTCGGTGCCGACCTTGTCGGGATCACCGTTCGCGCTGCCCGACCTCTCACTGATCGGCGACTTCAGCCTCTTCGACAGCTTCGGCCGCATCGGCGCGATCGCCTTCGTGATGTTCGTGTTCACTCTGGTCTTCGCGAACTTCTTCGACGCGATGGGCAGTTTCACCGGCCTCGCGCGTGAGTCAGGGCTCGCCGACGATCAAGGGATCTTCCCGCGCCTGCGTTCGGCGCTGATCGTCGAGGGCGCGGGCGCGGTTGTCGGCGGGGCGACGTCGGCGTCGTCGCAAACCGTCTTCGTCGAGTCCGGAGCGGGTATCGAGGAGGGCGCGCGTACGGGTCTCGCGAATCTCGTTACGGGCGTTCTGTTTTTGGCCGCCATGTTCATCTCGCCAATCGCGTCGATCGTTCCGACCGAGGTCGCCGCGGCTGCGCTGGTGGTCGTCGGAACGATGATGGTGGCGCATCTGCGGCACATCGACATATCCGAGTTCTCCATTGCGCTGCCCGTCGTGCTCACCGTGGCGACGATGCCGTTCTCCTACTCGATCGCCAACGGCATCGGTGTGGGATTCATCGTGTGGGTGGTGACACGCTCGGCTGCGGGCAAGGCCCGCGAGATCAGCCCGCTGATGTGGGTCGTCGCCGCGGGCTTCGTGGTCTACTTCGCGCGCGGCTGGGTCGAGTCACTGCTTGGCATGTAG
- the qcrB gene encoding cytochrome bc1 complex cytochrome b subunit — protein MNSKLNDIAAAQGDAIDSRYHPSAAVRRQLNKVFPTHWSFLLGEIALYSFIVLILTGIYLSLFYDPSMAEVTYEGVYQPLRGIEMSKAYASTLDISFEVRGGLFVRQVHHWAALLFAAAIMVHLARIFFTGAFRRPREANWVIGSLLLILAIFEGFFGYSLPDDLLSGTGIRAALSSITLGIPVVGTWLHWALFGGDFPCGGVGYQCSQDGILLPRLYALHILIFPGIMLALIGIHLALVWFQKHTQFPGPGRTESNVVGVRVMPVFAVKSGAFFAMVVGILGLMGGLLQINPIWNLGPYKPAQVSAGSQPDFYLMWTDGLIRLWPAWELYIGNHTVPAAVAVAVLMGLVFMLLIIYPWIEKKVTGDDAHHNLLQRPRDVPVRTGIGAMAIAFYIVLTFSAMNDIIAYKFDVSLNATTWIGRIGMVVLPAIVYYVTYRWCIGLQRSDRAVLEHGIETGIIKRLPHGAYVELHQPLGPVDSDGHPIPLAYQGAAIPKRMNKLGAAGAPGSGSFLFADPPSEQEALTAAHHASGRRALTALREHQDHNGSSNGKTNGHR, from the coding sequence ATGAACTCAAAATTGAACGACATCGCCGCAGCCCAAGGCGATGCCATCGACTCGCGTTATCACCCGTCAGCGGCGGTGCGTCGGCAACTCAACAAGGTGTTCCCGACCCACTGGTCGTTCCTGCTCGGCGAGATCGCGTTGTACAGCTTCATCGTTCTGATCCTCACCGGCATCTACCTCAGCTTGTTCTACGACCCATCGATGGCCGAAGTCACGTATGAGGGTGTCTATCAACCGCTGCGCGGCATCGAGATGTCGAAGGCCTACGCGTCGACGTTGGACATCAGCTTCGAGGTGCGCGGCGGGTTGTTCGTCCGGCAGGTCCACCACTGGGCGGCACTGTTGTTCGCCGCGGCGATCATGGTGCACCTGGCCCGCATCTTCTTCACCGGCGCTTTTCGGCGGCCCCGCGAAGCGAACTGGGTGATCGGCTCGCTGCTGTTGATCCTGGCCATATTCGAGGGCTTCTTCGGCTACTCACTGCCCGACGATCTGCTGTCCGGGACGGGCATTCGCGCCGCCCTGTCCTCCATCACACTCGGCATCCCGGTGGTCGGCACCTGGCTGCACTGGGCGCTGTTCGGCGGCGACTTTCCGTGTGGCGGTGTCGGATACCAGTGCAGCCAGGACGGAATCCTGTTGCCGCGTCTGTACGCACTTCATATTCTGATCTTTCCCGGAATCATGCTGGCGCTCATCGGAATTCACCTTGCCCTGGTGTGGTTTCAGAAGCACACACAGTTTCCCGGCCCTGGCCGGACCGAGAGCAACGTGGTCGGCGTGCGGGTGATGCCGGTGTTCGCGGTCAAGTCCGGGGCGTTCTTCGCGATGGTCGTCGGAATCCTCGGCCTGATGGGGGGATTGCTGCAGATAAACCCCATCTGGAATCTGGGCCCATACAAGCCTGCCCAGGTGTCGGCCGGCAGCCAGCCGGACTTCTATTTGATGTGGACGGACGGGCTGATCCGTTTGTGGCCGGCCTGGGAGCTCTACATCGGCAACCACACGGTACCGGCCGCCGTTGCGGTCGCGGTGCTGATGGGCCTGGTGTTCATGCTGCTGATCATCTACCCGTGGATCGAGAAGAAGGTCACCGGCGACGATGCTCACCACAACCTGCTGCAGAGGCCCCGCGACGTCCCGGTGCGCACCGGCATCGGCGCCATGGCGATTGCGTTCTACATCGTGCTCACGTTCAGCGCGATGAACGACATCATCGCGTACAAATTCGACGTCTCGCTGAACGCGACCACCTGGATCGGGCGAATCGGCATGGTCGTGCTGCCCGCAATCGTGTACTACGTCACCTACCGGTGGTGCATCGGCCTGCAGCGCAGCGACCGTGCGGTGCTCGAGCACGGCATCGAGACCGGAATCATCAAGCGGTTGCCCCACGGAGCCTACGTCGAATTGCATCAGCCGCTCGGGCCCGTCGACTCCGACGGTCACCCAATTCCGTTGGCCTACCAGGGCGCTGCGATTCCGAAGCGGATGAACAAGCTCGGCGCCGCGGGAGCACCGGGCAGTGGAAGTTTCTTGTTCGCCGACCCGCCGTCTGAGCAGGAGGCGCTGACCGCGGCGCATCATGCGTCGGGACGGCGTGCCCTCACCGCGTTGCGTGAACACCAGGACCACAACGGGTCGTCGAACGGAAAAACCAATGGACACCGCTGA
- a CDS encoding FAD-dependent oxidoreductase produces the protein MNALRVLVVGAGVGGVSIARGLLRDGHDVTVFEQRPDTRPGGGAVTIWPSGSMVLEQLAVDMDGAGQLLSTVRIATSTGRPLINIAVDTIVDRLGGPVRMVPRRVLLDRLLDGFPADHIRCNSRVAAAFNTPGGVRVQFDDGSCADGDLLIGADGLHSMVRRIVGGAPAKSTGWCSWQGLSTVDHIAEKDVAVQIIGEHGNLGLWPAGGSDLQWWFDLRWSPDFVRPDRPIDAIRSSFAGWSELVDQVLATLTDDDLAASPFPHFRHPIPRLRRSGAMTLLGDAAHAMPPALAQGANQALLDTMVLRKALADLRGNDELASALRWYEKTRRRRLTVLSWVTSRQISQSQSVLKWVALISDSFGTWVMTAFLRWLSQRRISVSAVLCASSCRFAALADLLVELGIAALQREHGQRCPLVFPFDDPLWSWCSRNAVRARRPDA, from the coding sequence ATGAACGCACTTCGCGTTCTCGTCGTCGGAGCCGGCGTCGGTGGCGTTTCCATCGCTCGGGGTCTACTGCGCGACGGACACGATGTCACGGTCTTCGAGCAACGTCCGGATACGCGGCCCGGTGGCGGTGCGGTGACCATCTGGCCCAGTGGCTCAATGGTTTTGGAACAGCTTGCCGTCGACATGGACGGGGCGGGTCAATTGCTTTCCACCGTGCGGATCGCGACGTCGACTGGTCGCCCCCTGATCAACATCGCGGTGGATACGATTGTCGACAGGTTGGGCGGCCCCGTTCGAATGGTCCCTCGCCGCGTTCTGCTCGACCGTCTGCTCGATGGCTTTCCGGCCGATCACATCCGATGCAACTCCCGTGTGGCCGCGGCATTCAATACGCCGGGCGGGGTGCGTGTCCAGTTCGACGACGGTAGCTGCGCGGATGGGGATCTGTTGATCGGCGCGGACGGTCTGCACTCGATGGTCCGCCGTATCGTCGGCGGGGCGCCCGCGAAATCGACCGGCTGGTGCAGCTGGCAGGGACTGAGCACCGTTGATCACATCGCCGAAAAGGATGTCGCAGTGCAGATTATCGGCGAACACGGAAACCTTGGTCTGTGGCCAGCCGGTGGCTCTGATCTGCAGTGGTGGTTCGACTTGCGGTGGTCGCCCGACTTCGTCAGGCCGGACCGTCCGATCGACGCGATCCGGTCCAGCTTCGCCGGGTGGTCCGAGTTGGTCGATCAGGTCTTGGCGACGTTGACCGACGACGATCTGGCGGCCTCCCCGTTTCCACATTTTCGGCATCCGATTCCCCGCTTGCGGCGGTCGGGTGCCATGACGTTGCTCGGCGATGCCGCTCACGCGATGCCGCCCGCCCTGGCGCAGGGGGCGAATCAAGCACTGCTGGACACGATGGTTTTGCGCAAGGCGCTTGCGGATCTCCGGGGCAATGATGAGCTTGCGAGCGCTCTGCGGTGGTATGAGAAAACCAGGCGACGCAGGCTCACCGTCTTGTCCTGGGTGACGTCGCGGCAGATATCGCAGAGTCAGTCGGTGTTGAAGTGGGTCGCCCTGATCTCGGACTCGTTTGGCACGTGGGTGATGACGGCGTTTCTGCGATGGTTGAGCCAGCGGCGGATATCCGTCAGTGCTGTTCTTTGTGCTTCTTCTTGCCGTTTCGCTGCGCTGGCGGACCTTCTAGTCGAACTTGGCATTGCGGCGCTGCAACGCGAGCACGGTCAGCGGTGTCCATTGGTTTTTCCGTTCGACGACCCGTTGTGGTCCTGGTGTTCACGCAACGCGGTGAGGGCACGCCGTCCCGACGCATGA
- a CDS encoding MFS transporter, giving the protein MTTHLPDSALGQQTMVKVTRRLLPFLILLYFVNYLDRVNISFAGPNGMNEDLAMSAKMFGFASGIFFIGYLLLEVPSNIALHKFGGRRWLARIMLTWGIISSAIAFVPNAETLIVLRFLLGVAEAGFFPGIILYLTFWFPERHRSKAISLFMVAVPVSTAVGSTLSSLIIEWGHGVLFGLDGWRFMFLVEGIPAVILAFVCWFYLTDRPAEAEWLEHDEKGWLESILDVERSMAETGQHWPLKKALSHPRILLLAFIYFGITYGLYAVGFFLPTIVAGFQQQYGTHLSIIERGLVTSVPYVVAAIVMVPWARHADRTGERVWHVAIPAIVGAVSIPVALYMTDPYLAMVAVTLSTCSVMCALPVFWALPSAFLTGVAAAGGIALINSLGNLSGFGGPYITGWLTDLTGNAKAAMWVVGILSLAAAVVVVYLGHKPRPETEASA; this is encoded by the coding sequence ATGACCACCCACCTCCCCGATTCGGCCCTGGGTCAGCAGACGATGGTGAAGGTCACCCGTCGCCTGCTCCCGTTCCTGATTCTCCTCTACTTTGTCAACTACCTCGATCGCGTCAACATCAGCTTCGCCGGCCCCAACGGCATGAACGAAGACCTCGCGATGAGCGCCAAGATGTTCGGCTTCGCGTCGGGCATCTTTTTCATCGGCTACCTGCTGCTCGAAGTGCCGAGCAATATCGCGCTGCACAAGTTCGGCGGCCGCCGCTGGCTCGCACGCATCATGCTGACGTGGGGAATCATCAGCAGCGCAATCGCATTCGTGCCCAACGCGGAAACCCTGATCGTCCTGCGCTTCCTGCTCGGTGTGGCAGAAGCGGGCTTCTTCCCGGGAATCATCCTCTATCTCACCTTCTGGTTCCCGGAAAGGCACCGCTCCAAGGCCATTTCGTTGTTCATGGTGGCAGTGCCGGTGTCAACCGCCGTCGGTTCCACACTGTCCTCGCTGATCATCGAGTGGGGGCACGGCGTTCTGTTCGGCCTCGACGGCTGGCGGTTCATGTTCCTCGTCGAGGGCATCCCCGCCGTCATTCTCGCGTTCGTCTGCTGGTTCTACCTGACCGACCGGCCTGCCGAGGCCGAGTGGCTCGAGCACGACGAAAAAGGTTGGCTGGAAAGCATTCTGGATGTCGAACGGTCAATGGCAGAAACCGGCCAGCACTGGCCGCTCAAGAAGGCGCTCAGTCACCCGAGAATCCTCCTGCTGGCGTTCATCTATTTCGGCATCACCTACGGCCTGTACGCGGTGGGCTTCTTCCTCCCCACCATCGTCGCCGGATTCCAGCAGCAGTACGGCACCCACCTGAGCATCATCGAGCGCGGCCTCGTGACGTCCGTGCCCTACGTCGTCGCTGCCATCGTGATGGTGCCATGGGCCCGCCACGCCGACCGGACCGGCGAGCGGGTGTGGCACGTCGCGATCCCTGCGATCGTCGGAGCGGTGTCCATCCCGGTCGCGCTCTACATGACCGATCCCTACCTGGCGATGGTCGCTGTCACCCTGTCGACATGCTCGGTCATGTGTGCCCTGCCCGTCTTCTGGGCGCTGCCGTCCGCGTTCCTCACCGGGGTCGCCGCGGCGGGCGGTATTGCGCTGATCAACTCGCTGGGGAACCTCAGTGGCTTCGGCGGCCCGTACATCACCGGGTGGCTGACCGATCTGACCGGCAACGCCAAGGCCGCGATGTGGGTGGTCGGGATCCTGTCGCTGGCCGCCGCCGTCGTGGTGGTGTACCTGGGCCACAAGCCCAGGCCCGAAACGGAGGCATCGGCCTAG
- a CDS encoding LysR family transcriptional regulator ArgP, whose translation MQIDGQQLAAFAAVIEHGSFDAAAAQLHVTPSAISQRIKALEQRVGQVVVVREKPCVPTSAGVPLLRLAAQTALLEAETLAEMAGGDGSSPRIALAVNADSMATWFTGVLDTLEGVLFDIRIEDQDHSARLLREGVVMGAVTTERTPVTGCRVLPLGVMRYVAVAAPRYIERYLPQGFTARAVAAAPSLAWNRDDALQDMLVRRVFRRDITRPQHFVPTAEGFGSAVRAGLGWGMFPQNLAAPALSDGSFVRVVDAHLDVPLFWQCWKLDSRLVGAITAAVQSAAVKIMV comes from the coding sequence GTGCAGATAGACGGCCAGCAGCTGGCGGCGTTCGCGGCCGTCATCGAGCACGGCTCGTTCGATGCCGCAGCGGCCCAGCTCCACGTCACACCGTCGGCGATCAGCCAGCGCATCAAGGCGCTGGAACAGCGGGTGGGACAGGTGGTGGTGGTGCGGGAGAAGCCCTGTGTGCCAACGTCCGCCGGCGTTCCACTGTTGCGGTTGGCTGCGCAGACCGCGCTGCTGGAGGCCGAGACTCTCGCGGAGATGGCCGGGGGTGACGGGTCCTCTCCACGTATTGCGTTGGCTGTCAACGCCGATTCTATGGCGACGTGGTTCACCGGTGTGCTCGACACGCTCGAGGGGGTGCTGTTCGACATCCGCATCGAGGACCAGGATCATTCGGCGCGACTGCTGCGCGAGGGTGTGGTGATGGGGGCGGTGACGACCGAGCGCACGCCGGTAACGGGTTGCCGAGTATTGCCGCTAGGCGTGATGAGGTACGTAGCCGTCGCAGCCCCGCGGTACATCGAAAGGTATCTGCCCCAGGGTTTCACGGCTCGCGCCGTGGCGGCAGCACCGTCGCTGGCGTGGAATCGAGACGATGCCCTGCAGGACATGTTGGTGCGCAGGGTGTTCCGTCGCGACATCACTCGTCCGCAGCATTTTGTGCCGACGGCTGAAGGGTTCGGGAGCGCCGTGCGGGCGGGCCTCGGGTGGGGGATGTTCCCGCAGAATCTGGCCGCACCCGCCCTGTCGGACGGATCTTTCGTTCGCGTGGTCGACGCTCACCTCGACGTCCCGCTGTTCTGGCAGTGCTGGAAGCTCGACAGCCGGTTGGTCGGGGCCATCACCGCGGCGGTTCAGTCCGCCGCCGTGAAGATCATGGTGTGA
- a CDS encoding SCO6745 family protein has translation MAGADGAFRATRILAGAVEAFAGQVYFAPEAHAGYEKLGFSGSPGLVGGVAMPDMNAYFCSRGALLGQVPGEVVASAFAVFNPAIVVPAVEHGWSLTTAAEIIAARDEAAVGQLRRILGTNPDGADELARLLGPVSGSLPVAGRPLYAGLMNADVPEDPLGAAWRFADRLREFRGDAHTAAWTSAGYSAIEIGLTTELYWGLRSKTYVRTRGWSDAELDAAIADLKSRGLIDDGGLTDSGRQEREAIETRTDAQCAPVLQALGADFEKAVAVLRRFSDAVRAAHGYPAAGPHDLAALHAKQ, from the coding sequence ATGGCCGGTGCCGATGGCGCGTTTCGCGCAACGCGAATTCTGGCCGGTGCCGTCGAAGCGTTCGCCGGGCAGGTCTACTTCGCTCCCGAAGCCCACGCCGGGTACGAGAAGCTCGGCTTCTCCGGCAGCCCGGGGCTTGTCGGCGGGGTGGCGATGCCCGATATGAACGCCTACTTCTGCAGCCGCGGCGCGCTCCTCGGCCAGGTGCCGGGGGAGGTGGTGGCGTCGGCGTTCGCGGTGTTCAACCCGGCGATCGTGGTACCTGCCGTCGAACACGGCTGGTCGCTGACGACGGCCGCGGAGATCATCGCGGCCAGGGATGAGGCCGCCGTGGGTCAGCTGCGAAGGATCCTCGGAACCAACCCGGACGGCGCCGACGAGCTGGCCCGACTCCTCGGACCGGTGAGCGGGTCGCTTCCGGTCGCGGGGCGCCCGCTCTATGCGGGGTTGATGAATGCCGACGTGCCCGAGGACCCGCTCGGCGCGGCGTGGCGGTTCGCCGACCGCCTTCGGGAATTCCGCGGCGACGCGCATACGGCCGCCTGGACGTCGGCCGGTTACAGCGCCATCGAGATCGGACTGACGACCGAGCTGTACTGGGGGTTGCGGTCCAAGACGTACGTCAGGACCCGGGGCTGGTCGGACGCCGAACTCGACGCGGCGATCGCCGACCTGAAAAGCCGCGGTTTGATCGACGATGGCGGGCTGACCGATAGCGGCAGGCAGGAGCGAGAGGCCATCGAGACCCGCACCGATGCGCAGTGCGCGCCGGTCCTACAAGCCCTTGGTGCCGACTTCGAGAAGGCCGTTGCCGTCCTACGGCGGTTCTCCGACGCCGTGCGTGCGGCGCACGGCTATCCCGCCGCGGGGCCGCACGACCTCGCGGCGCTACATGCCAAGCAGTGA
- a CDS encoding cyclophilin-like fold protein produces the protein MKGTGWVLLSLSLLAIGCSNSETDNTPISATGVASQQEDSQAPVIGEIPVAGIRLEVGGQRIAAQLADNPTAIELAAQLPMTLSFRDLNAVEKIARLPRPLTMDGVPAGDDPQIGDIGYYAPSQDLVLYYGDVGYWNGIVRIGRFDAAQLSFLEKLDGFDAVIEAA, from the coding sequence ATGAAAGGAACTGGCTGGGTGCTCCTTTCGCTATCGCTTCTCGCTATCGGGTGCTCGAACTCCGAAACCGATAACACCCCAATATCGGCGACAGGTGTTGCCTCGCAACAAGAGGACTCACAGGCCCCGGTCATCGGCGAGATCCCGGTCGCCGGCATTCGGCTAGAGGTCGGCGGTCAACGGATCGCAGCGCAGCTCGCCGACAACCCCACTGCGATCGAACTGGCCGCGCAGCTACCGATGACCCTGTCGTTCAGGGATCTCAACGCAGTGGAGAAGATCGCCAGACTTCCGCGACCGCTCACGATGGATGGGGTGCCCGCCGGTGACGATCCCCAGATTGGTGACATCGGCTACTACGCACCTTCGCAGGATTTGGTTCTGTACTACGGCGACGTCGGCTACTGGAACGGCATCGTCCGCATCGGTCGGTTCGACGCCGCCCAATTGTCTTTCCTGGAGAAGCTCGACGGTTTCGATGCCGTCATCGAAGCTGCGTGA